One Theropithecus gelada isolate Dixy chromosome 20, Tgel_1.0, whole genome shotgun sequence DNA segment encodes these proteins:
- the CX3CL1 gene encoding fractalkine isoform X2, with amino-acid sequence MAPISLSWLLHLATLCHLTVLLAGQHHGVTKCNITCSKMTSKIPVALLIHYQQNQESCGKRAIVLETRQHRLFCADPKEQWVKDAMQHLDRQAAALTRTGGTFEKQIGLVKPRTTLAARGMEESAVPDPEATGESSSLKPTTSSREAQTALGTSPEQSTGVTGSSGTGLPPTPKAQDGGPVGTELFRVPPVSTAAAWQSSAPHQPGPGLWAEGKTSEAPSTQDPSTQASSTQASTTSSPAPEENTPSEGQPVWGQGQSPRPENSLEREEMGPVPAHTDAFQDWGPGSMAHVSVVPVSSEGTPSREPVVSGSWTPKAEEPIHATMDPQRLGVLITPVPDAQAATRRQAVGLLAFLGLLFCLGVAMFAYQSLQGCPRKMAGEMVEGLRYIPRSCGSNSYVLVPV; translated from the exons GACAGCACCACGGCGTGACGAAATGCAACATTACGTGCAGCAAGATGACATCAAAGATACCTGTGGCTTTGCTCATCCACTATCAACAGAACCAGGAATCATGCGGCAAACGTGCAATCGT CTTGGAGACGAGACAGCACAGGCTGTTCTGTGCCGACCCGAAGGAACAATGGGTCAAGGACGCGATGCAGCATCTGGACCGCCAGGCTGCTGCTCTGACTCGAACTGGCGGCACCTTCGAGAAGCAGATCGGCCTGGTGAAGCCCAGGACCACCCTTGCTGCCCGGGGAATGGAGGAGTCTGCGGTACCGGATCCCGAAGCCACAGGCGAAAGCAGTAGCCTGAAGCCAACTACTTCTTCCCGGGAGGCACAGACGGCCCTGGGAACCTCCCCAGAGCAGTCGACGGGCGTGACTGGTTCCTCAGGGACCGGGCTCCCCCCGACGCCAAAGGCTCAGGATGGAGGGCCTGTGGGCACGGAGCTTTTCCGAGTGCCTCCCGTCTCCACTGCTGCCGCGTGGCAGAGTTCTGCTCCCCACCAACCTGGGCCCGGCCTCTGGGCTGAGGGAAAGACCTCTGAGGCCCCGTCCACCCAGGACCCTTCCACCCAGGCCTCCTCCACCCAGGCCTCCACTacttcctccccagccccagaggAGAACACTCCGTCTGAAGGCCAGCCTGTGTGGGGTCAGGGACAGAGCCCCAGGCCAGAGAACTCTCTGGAGCGGGAGGAGATGGGTCCCGTGCCAGCACACACAGATGCCTTCCAGGACTGGGGGCCTGGCAGCATGGCCCACGTCTCTGTGGTCCCTGTCTCCTCGGAAGGAACCCCCAGCAGGGAGCCAGTGGTTTCAGGCAGCTGGACCCCTAAAGCTGAGGAACCCATCCATGCCACCATGGACCCCCAGAGGCTGGGCGTCCTTATCACTCCTGTCCCTGACGCCCAGGCTGCCACCCGGAGGCAGGCAGTGGGGCTGCtggccttccttggcctcctctTCTGCCTGGGGGTGGCCATGTTCGCCTACCAGAGCCTCCAGGGCTGCCCTCGAAAAATGGCGGGAGAGATGGTGGAGGGCCTCCGCTACATCCCCCGGAGCTGTGGTAGTAACTCATATGTCCTGGTGCCCGTGTGA
- the CX3CL1 gene encoding fractalkine isoform X1, with product MAPISLSWLLHLATLCHLTVLLAGTSLDSGQHHGVTKCNITCSKMTSKIPVALLIHYQQNQESCGKRAIVLETRQHRLFCADPKEQWVKDAMQHLDRQAAALTRTGGTFEKQIGLVKPRTTLAARGMEESAVPDPEATGESSSLKPTTSSREAQTALGTSPEQSTGVTGSSGTGLPPTPKAQDGGPVGTELFRVPPVSTAAAWQSSAPHQPGPGLWAEGKTSEAPSTQDPSTQASSTQASTTSSPAPEENTPSEGQPVWGQGQSPRPENSLEREEMGPVPAHTDAFQDWGPGSMAHVSVVPVSSEGTPSREPVVSGSWTPKAEEPIHATMDPQRLGVLITPVPDAQAATRRQAVGLLAFLGLLFCLGVAMFAYQSLQGCPRKMAGEMVEGLRYIPRSCGSNSYVLVPV from the exons GAACCTCTTTGGACTCAGGACAGCACCACGGCGTGACGAAATGCAACATTACGTGCAGCAAGATGACATCAAAGATACCTGTGGCTTTGCTCATCCACTATCAACAGAACCAGGAATCATGCGGCAAACGTGCAATCGT CTTGGAGACGAGACAGCACAGGCTGTTCTGTGCCGACCCGAAGGAACAATGGGTCAAGGACGCGATGCAGCATCTGGACCGCCAGGCTGCTGCTCTGACTCGAACTGGCGGCACCTTCGAGAAGCAGATCGGCCTGGTGAAGCCCAGGACCACCCTTGCTGCCCGGGGAATGGAGGAGTCTGCGGTACCGGATCCCGAAGCCACAGGCGAAAGCAGTAGCCTGAAGCCAACTACTTCTTCCCGGGAGGCACAGACGGCCCTGGGAACCTCCCCAGAGCAGTCGACGGGCGTGACTGGTTCCTCAGGGACCGGGCTCCCCCCGACGCCAAAGGCTCAGGATGGAGGGCCTGTGGGCACGGAGCTTTTCCGAGTGCCTCCCGTCTCCACTGCTGCCGCGTGGCAGAGTTCTGCTCCCCACCAACCTGGGCCCGGCCTCTGGGCTGAGGGAAAGACCTCTGAGGCCCCGTCCACCCAGGACCCTTCCACCCAGGCCTCCTCCACCCAGGCCTCCACTacttcctccccagccccagaggAGAACACTCCGTCTGAAGGCCAGCCTGTGTGGGGTCAGGGACAGAGCCCCAGGCCAGAGAACTCTCTGGAGCGGGAGGAGATGGGTCCCGTGCCAGCACACACAGATGCCTTCCAGGACTGGGGGCCTGGCAGCATGGCCCACGTCTCTGTGGTCCCTGTCTCCTCGGAAGGAACCCCCAGCAGGGAGCCAGTGGTTTCAGGCAGCTGGACCCCTAAAGCTGAGGAACCCATCCATGCCACCATGGACCCCCAGAGGCTGGGCGTCCTTATCACTCCTGTCCCTGACGCCCAGGCTGCCACCCGGAGGCAGGCAGTGGGGCTGCtggccttccttggcctcctctTCTGCCTGGGGGTGGCCATGTTCGCCTACCAGAGCCTCCAGGGCTGCCCTCGAAAAATGGCGGGAGAGATGGTGGAGGGCCTCCGCTACATCCCCCGGAGCTGTGGTAGTAACTCATATGTCCTGGTGCCCGTGTGA
- the CX3CL1 gene encoding fractalkine isoform X3, giving the protein MQHLDRQAAALTRTGGTFEKQIGLVKPRTTLAARGMEESAVPDPEATGESSSLKPTTSSREAQTALGTSPEQSTGVTGSSGTGLPPTPKAQDGGPVGTELFRVPPVSTAAAWQSSAPHQPGPGLWAEGKTSEAPSTQDPSTQASSTQASTTSSPAPEENTPSEGQPVWGQGQSPRPENSLEREEMGPVPAHTDAFQDWGPGSMAHVSVVPVSSEGTPSREPVVSGSWTPKAEEPIHATMDPQRLGVLITPVPDAQAATRRQAVGLLAFLGLLFCLGVAMFAYQSLQGCPRKMAGEMVEGLRYIPRSCGSNSYVLVPV; this is encoded by the coding sequence ATGCAGCATCTGGACCGCCAGGCTGCTGCTCTGACTCGAACTGGCGGCACCTTCGAGAAGCAGATCGGCCTGGTGAAGCCCAGGACCACCCTTGCTGCCCGGGGAATGGAGGAGTCTGCGGTACCGGATCCCGAAGCCACAGGCGAAAGCAGTAGCCTGAAGCCAACTACTTCTTCCCGGGAGGCACAGACGGCCCTGGGAACCTCCCCAGAGCAGTCGACGGGCGTGACTGGTTCCTCAGGGACCGGGCTCCCCCCGACGCCAAAGGCTCAGGATGGAGGGCCTGTGGGCACGGAGCTTTTCCGAGTGCCTCCCGTCTCCACTGCTGCCGCGTGGCAGAGTTCTGCTCCCCACCAACCTGGGCCCGGCCTCTGGGCTGAGGGAAAGACCTCTGAGGCCCCGTCCACCCAGGACCCTTCCACCCAGGCCTCCTCCACCCAGGCCTCCACTacttcctccccagccccagaggAGAACACTCCGTCTGAAGGCCAGCCTGTGTGGGGTCAGGGACAGAGCCCCAGGCCAGAGAACTCTCTGGAGCGGGAGGAGATGGGTCCCGTGCCAGCACACACAGATGCCTTCCAGGACTGGGGGCCTGGCAGCATGGCCCACGTCTCTGTGGTCCCTGTCTCCTCGGAAGGAACCCCCAGCAGGGAGCCAGTGGTTTCAGGCAGCTGGACCCCTAAAGCTGAGGAACCCATCCATGCCACCATGGACCCCCAGAGGCTGGGCGTCCTTATCACTCCTGTCCCTGACGCCCAGGCTGCCACCCGGAGGCAGGCAGTGGGGCTGCtggccttccttggcctcctctTCTGCCTGGGGGTGGCCATGTTCGCCTACCAGAGCCTCCAGGGCTGCCCTCGAAAAATGGCGGGAGAGATGGTGGAGGGCCTCCGCTACATCCCCCGGAGCTGTGGTAGTAACTCATATGTCCTGGTGCCCGTGTGA